The proteins below are encoded in one region of Knoellia sp. S7-12:
- the ileS gene encoding isoleucine--tRNA ligase, with protein sequence MTYPQVSTAGEQPEPGTQSVPSSPRFPQIEEAVLAYWDADGTFQASIEQRDAGENGDNEFVFYDGPPFANGLPHYGHLLTGYVKDLVPRYQTMRGRRVERRFGWDTHGLPAELEAMSQLGIKTKDEILELGIEKFNDACRSSVLRYTDEWRDYVTRQARWVDFDNDYKTLNAPYMESVMWAFKSLYDKGLVYEGFRVLPYCWNDQTPLSNHELRMDDEVYQQRQDPAVTVGLRLETGELALIWTTTPWTLPSNLAIMVGTDIDYVVVTSDFTGTTERYVIAEARLAAYAKDLGLEAGTLDDAIVERLKGADLLGRSYTPPFSYYAGHENAFRVVEADFVTTTDGTGLVHSAGAFGEEDKVITDREGIEPVMPVGADGAFTFPVAEYEGLLVFDANAPIIDHLKAATRGSGELGSVTAGTVLLRRETYDHSYPHCWRCRQPLIYKGVSSWFVEVTKFKERMVELNQQIEWVPEHVKDGQFGRWLENARDWSITRNRFWGSPVPVWQSDDPAHPRIDVYGSFEEIERDFGRLPLNAQGEPDLHRPFVDSLTRPNPDDPTGKSTMRRVEDVLDVWFDSGSMSYAQVHYPFDNAEWFEHHFPADFIVEYIGQTRGWFYMLHILSTALFDRPAFSSVISHGIVLGSDGQKMSKSLKNYPDVREVFDRDGADAMRWFLMASPILRGGNLIVTEEAIREGVRQVQIPLWNSWYFFSLYANAYGADGTGYAASSSTASAAPLDRYLLAKLRQLVETTTAQLDGLDVAGACDSVRGFVDVLTNWYIRRSRERFWDTASSDAADGSDADTRAAFDTLHTTLEVLTRVTAPLLPLVSEEIWRGLTGERSVHLTDWPSPEELPADDELVARMDQARVICSVASSLRKSERLRVRLPLRDLTVVVPDAAALREFAAIIADEVNVRQVTLLDLDSAGESDFGVTQKLTVNARVAGPRLGREVQTAIKGSKSGDWSVAEDGTVISGGLELVEGEYSLETVVEGGGEASRATAVLPGGGFVVLDTEVTPELAAEGLARDVIRAVQQARREAGLDVSDRISLTVTGSQVVWEATVAHQALIVEETLATQFGSAPQLDAIPAGDNATEATVGDGEAVRILVTKLA encoded by the coding sequence ATGACCTACCCCCAGGTCTCCACCGCCGGCGAGCAGCCGGAGCCGGGCACCCAGAGCGTGCCCTCGAGCCCCCGCTTCCCGCAGATCGAGGAGGCCGTCCTCGCCTACTGGGACGCCGACGGCACCTTCCAGGCCTCGATCGAGCAGCGCGACGCCGGCGAGAACGGTGACAACGAGTTCGTCTTCTATGACGGACCGCCCTTCGCCAACGGTCTGCCGCACTACGGCCACCTGCTCACCGGCTACGTCAAGGACCTCGTCCCGCGCTACCAGACGATGCGTGGCCGCCGGGTCGAGCGCCGCTTCGGCTGGGACACGCACGGTCTGCCCGCCGAGCTCGAGGCGATGAGCCAGCTCGGCATCAAGACCAAGGACGAGATCCTCGAGCTCGGCATCGAGAAGTTCAACGACGCCTGCCGGTCCTCGGTCCTCCGGTACACCGACGAGTGGCGCGACTACGTCACCCGCCAGGCGCGCTGGGTCGACTTCGACAACGACTACAAGACGCTCAACGCGCCCTACATGGAGTCGGTCATGTGGGCGTTCAAGTCGCTCTATGACAAGGGCCTGGTCTATGAGGGCTTCCGCGTCCTGCCCTATTGCTGGAACGACCAGACGCCGCTGTCCAACCACGAGCTGCGCATGGACGACGAGGTCTACCAGCAGCGCCAGGACCCCGCCGTCACCGTCGGATTGCGGCTCGAGACAGGCGAACTCGCGCTGATCTGGACGACGACGCCGTGGACTCTGCCGAGCAACCTCGCGATCATGGTCGGCACCGACATCGACTACGTCGTCGTGACGTCTGACTTCACGGGCACGACGGAGCGCTACGTCATCGCGGAAGCCCGCTTGGCGGCATACGCCAAGGATCTGGGTCTCGAAGCTGGGACGCTCGACGACGCGATCGTGGAGCGGCTCAAGGGTGCCGACCTGCTCGGGCGCAGCTACACACCGCCGTTCTCCTACTACGCCGGTCACGAGAACGCGTTCCGCGTCGTCGAGGCCGACTTCGTCACGACGACCGACGGCACCGGCCTCGTGCACAGCGCCGGCGCGTTCGGTGAGGAGGACAAGGTCATCACCGACCGCGAGGGCATCGAGCCGGTCATGCCGGTCGGTGCTGACGGTGCGTTCACCTTCCCCGTGGCCGAGTACGAAGGCCTGCTCGTGTTCGACGCCAATGCGCCGATCATCGACCACCTCAAGGCGGCGACGCGTGGTTCGGGCGAGTTGGGGTCGGTGACCGCCGGCACGGTGTTGCTGCGTCGCGAGACCTATGACCACTCCTACCCGCACTGCTGGCGCTGTCGGCAGCCGCTCATCTACAAGGGTGTGTCGTCCTGGTTCGTCGAGGTGACGAAGTTCAAGGAGCGCATGGTCGAGCTCAACCAGCAGATCGAGTGGGTGCCCGAGCACGTCAAGGACGGACAGTTCGGCCGCTGGCTCGAGAACGCCCGCGACTGGTCGATCACGCGAAATCGCTTCTGGGGCAGCCCTGTTCCCGTGTGGCAGTCCGACGACCCGGCCCACCCGCGCATCGACGTCTACGGCTCGTTCGAGGAGATCGAGCGCGACTTCGGGCGTCTGCCGCTCAATGCGCAGGGCGAGCCTGACCTGCACCGTCCGTTTGTTGACTCACTCACTCGACCCAACCCCGACGACCCCACCGGGAAGTCGACGATGCGCCGCGTCGAGGACGTGTTGGATGTCTGGTTCGACTCGGGCTCGATGAGCTATGCCCAGGTGCACTACCCGTTCGACAATGCCGAGTGGTTCGAGCACCACTTCCCGGCCGACTTCATCGTCGAATACATCGGGCAGACGCGCGGCTGGTTCTACATGCTGCACATCCTGTCGACGGCGCTCTTCGACCGGCCGGCGTTCAGCTCGGTGATCTCGCACGGCATCGTCCTGGGCTCCGACGGCCAGAAGATGTCGAAGTCGCTGAAGAACTACCCGGACGTGCGCGAGGTCTTCGACCGTGACGGCGCCGATGCGATGCGCTGGTTCCTCATGGCCTCACCGATCCTGCGTGGTGGCAATCTCATCGTCACCGAGGAGGCCATCCGCGAGGGCGTGCGCCAGGTCCAGATCCCGCTGTGGAACAGCTGGTACTTCTTCTCCCTCTACGCCAACGCCTACGGCGCCGATGGCACGGGGTATGCCGCGTCGTCGTCGACCGCGTCCGCCGCACCGTTGGACCGTTATCTGTTGGCGAAGCTGCGCCAGCTCGTCGAGACGACGACGGCTCAGCTCGATGGCCTCGATGTCGCCGGTGCGTGTGACTCGGTGCGTGGGTTCGTCGACGTGCTCACCAACTGGTACATCCGCCGGTCGCGAGAACGCTTCTGGGACACCGCTTCCAGCGATGCGGCCGATGGGTCTGACGCCGACACACGCGCCGCGTTCGACACGCTCCACACGACGCTCGAAGTCCTGACGCGGGTCACGGCCCCCCTGCTGCCGCTCGTGTCGGAAGAGATCTGGCGTGGTCTCACGGGGGAGCGCTCGGTGCACCTCACCGACTGGCCGTCCCCGGAGGAGCTGCCGGCCGACGACGAGCTCGTCGCGCGGATGGACCAGGCGAGAGTCATCTGCTCGGTGGCCTCGTCGCTGCGCAAGTCCGAGAGGCTGCGGGTGCGACTGCCGCTGCGCGACCTCACCGTCGTCGTGCCCGATGCTGCAGCGCTGCGAGAATTCGCCGCGATCATCGCCGACGAGGTCAACGTCCGTCAGGTGACACTGCTGGACCTCGACTCCGCGGGCGAGAGCGACTTCGGGGTGACCCAGAAGCTCACCGTCAACGCTCGGGTCGCGGGTCCGCGGCTCGGGCGTGAGGTGCAGACCGCGATCAAGGGATCGAAGTCCGGTGACTGGTCGGTGGCCGAGGACGGCACCGTCATCAGTGGCGGCCTTGAGCTCGTCGAGGGCGAGTACTCCCTCGAGACCGTCGTCGAGGGTGGTGGCGAGGCGTCCCGTGCGACCGCGGTCCTGCCCGGTGGCGGGTTCGTGGTACTCGACACCGAGGTCACGCCTGAGCTGGCGGCCGAGGGTCTGGCGCGCGACGTCATCCGCGCGGTGCAGCAGGCCCGCCGTGAGGCCGGCCTCGACGTGAGCGACCGCATCTCCCTGACCGTGACCGGGTCGCAGGTCGTATGGGAGGCGACAGTGGCGCACCAGGCGCTCATTGTCGAGGAGACCCTCGCGACCCAGTTCGGTTCTGCGCCCCAGCTCGACGCGATCCCGGCCGGTGACAACGCCACCGAGGCCACGGTCGGCGACGGCGAAGCGGTCCGGATCCTCGTCACGAAACTCGCCTGA
- a CDS encoding sterol desaturase family protein, translating to MDTPWEIISNPFHDPVTFALPFFALFIVLELFSLKYLDDHDDQPRMGYSKPDTASNLASAVGSVVINLGARFAALFLYFALWSVAPWQMDASNPWTWVFTLLAVDLLWYAYHRASHRIRILWAAHQAHHSSVYFNYSVALRQKWNPWGELLFWTPLPLLGVPPWMIFFAFSLNLIYQFWVHTETIPKLWAPFEFVFNTPSHHRVHHASQKQYLDRNYAGILIIWDRIFGSYAEEEDAPVYGLTVPVTTHNPFRLQYGEFLAAVRDVRGARSWRDRAGYLFAPPGWKPGEPTLPPESEAVTR from the coding sequence ATGGACACGCCGTGGGAGATCATCAGCAACCCGTTCCACGACCCGGTGACGTTTGCGCTGCCCTTCTTCGCGCTGTTCATCGTGCTCGAGCTGTTCTCGCTGAAGTACCTCGACGACCACGACGACCAGCCACGCATGGGCTACTCGAAGCCCGACACCGCGTCCAACCTCGCAAGCGCCGTCGGGTCGGTCGTCATCAACCTCGGTGCCCGCTTTGCCGCGCTCTTCCTCTACTTCGCGCTGTGGTCGGTGGCGCCGTGGCAGATGGATGCCAGCAACCCGTGGACCTGGGTCTTCACCCTGCTCGCCGTCGACCTGCTCTGGTACGCCTATCACCGGGCCAGTCATCGCATCCGCATCCTGTGGGCAGCGCACCAGGCGCACCACTCGTCGGTCTACTTCAACTACTCGGTGGCGCTGCGACAGAAGTGGAACCCGTGGGGTGAGCTGCTGTTCTGGACGCCGCTCCCGTTGCTCGGTGTGCCGCCGTGGATGATCTTCTTCGCGTTCTCCCTCAACCTCATCTACCAGTTCTGGGTGCACACCGAGACGATCCCCAAGCTGTGGGCCCCGTTCGAGTTCGTCTTCAACACCCCGAGCCATCACCGGGTCCACCACGCGAGCCAGAAGCAGTACCTCGATCGCAACTACGCCGGCATCCTCATCATCTGGGACCGCATCTTTGGGTCCTACGCCGAGGAGGAGGACGCCCCGGTCTACGGGCTCACGGTGCCGGTGACGACACACAACCCGTTCCGCCTCCAGTACGGCGAATTCCTCGCAGCGGTGCGCGACGTGCGTGGTGCCCGGTCGTGGCGCGACCGCGCGGGTTACCTCTTCGCCCCACCCGGATGGAAGCCGGGGGAGCCGACCCTTCCTCCGGAGTCCGAAGCGGTCACCCGCTGA
- a CDS encoding AraC family transcriptional regulator: protein MPEPIRRVPGDLLVHLRRARDHVDRHFADELDLDELAGIARLSKFHFLRSFASVYGLTPLAYLGERRVERAQDLLRTTNLTVTEVCHAVGYSSLGSFSSRFREIVGETPSAFQARYAVGGAPRIPGCWVFMTGVVEKRAEPGTGADGIPSNSGEARH from the coding sequence GTGCCCGAGCCCATCCGACGTGTCCCCGGTGACCTGCTCGTGCACCTGCGTCGAGCTCGCGACCATGTCGACCGTCACTTCGCCGACGAGCTCGACCTCGACGAGCTGGCGGGGATCGCGCGGCTCAGCAAGTTCCACTTCCTCCGGTCGTTCGCCAGCGTCTATGGGCTCACCCCACTTGCCTATCTCGGTGAGCGTCGTGTCGAGCGGGCGCAGGACCTGCTCCGAACTACGAACCTCACGGTGACCGAGGTGTGCCACGCCGTCGGCTATTCGAGTCTCGGCTCGTTCAGCAGTCGGTTCCGCGAGATCGTCGGCGAGACTCCCAGCGCCTTTCAGGCTCGGTATGCCGTGGGCGGCGCCCCTCGCATCCCGGGCTGCTGGGTCTTCATGACCGGCGTCGTCGAGAAGCGCGCTGAACCTGGAACTGGAGCGGACGGCATACCGAGCAATTCGGGAGAAGCGCGGCACTGA
- a CDS encoding VOC family protein produces the protein MITNVSLVSVWVKDLDESLAFYTDVLGFAAGDDITLGEDFRWVTVTHPSQPELQLHLTTPSKPLSDDLIAAMQRAQAEGGLPGVGLHVDDCHKTVEDLKAKGVEFLQEPEDRPYGVEALMRDNSGNWMVLVEPREFTPEDFEGVTFD, from the coding sequence ATGATCACCAACGTCTCCCTCGTGTCCGTCTGGGTGAAGGATCTCGATGAGTCCCTCGCCTTCTACACCGACGTCCTCGGCTTCGCCGCCGGCGACGACATCACTCTCGGGGAGGACTTCCGGTGGGTCACGGTGACGCACCCGTCCCAGCCCGAGCTCCAGCTCCATCTCACGACGCCGAGCAAGCCGCTGTCCGACGACCTCATCGCAGCAATGCAGCGCGCCCAGGCTGAGGGCGGACTTCCTGGCGTGGGACTACATGTTGATGACTGCCACAAGACCGTGGAGGACCTCAAGGCCAAGGGCGTCGAGTTCCTCCAGGAGCCCGAGGATCGTCCCTATGGTGTCGAAGCGCTCATGCGCGACAACTCCGGCAACTGGATGGTCCTCGTCGAGCCGCGCGAGTTCACGCCCGAGGACTTCGAGGGCGTCACCTTCGACTGA
- a CDS encoding folylpolyglutamate synthase/dihydrofolate synthase family protein, producing the protein MAPAPDSSQREAARSLEIMQRLREVEESILARAPEHDLEPSLDRIQAVMELAGDPQRTYPVIHLTGTNGKTTTARVIESILREMGLTTGRFTSPHMHTMLERIAIGGRPIEAEKFLRTYAEVIPLIDLVDARSAENDEPRMTYFEVLVAVAYAAFADAPVDVAIIEVGMGGSWDATNVADGVVSVITPIALDHQHFLGNTVGAIALEKAGIIKADGIAISAQQNDPAVAAILAERAEEVGAQIALEGEQFGLESADVAVGGQALTVRGLAASYPELFLPFHGTHMAQNATLAIAAVEAFIGGGEQELDLDVLKAGLAAATSPGRLEVVRRSPTVLVDAAHNPAGAIALRDGLQEAFTFTKLVGVVAILKDKDASEMLEILEPVLDEVIITRTTSARAMRPNDLGEIAKGIFGEARVSVVDDLPDALDRAAGIADESGVGGGVLATGSVITAAEVRMLLGVTEV; encoded by the coding sequence ATGGCACCGGCTCCCGACTCTTCCCAGCGCGAAGCTGCGCGCAGCCTCGAGATCATGCAGCGGCTGCGTGAGGTCGAGGAGTCGATCCTCGCCCGCGCACCCGAGCACGACCTCGAGCCCTCACTCGACCGCATCCAGGCCGTCATGGAGCTCGCGGGAGACCCCCAGCGCACCTACCCGGTCATCCACCTCACGGGGACCAACGGCAAGACGACGACAGCTCGGGTCATCGAGTCGATCCTGCGTGAGATGGGCCTGACGACAGGGCGATTCACATCTCCGCACATGCACACCATGCTCGAGCGGATCGCCATCGGTGGGCGTCCGATCGAGGCCGAGAAGTTCCTGCGCACCTACGCCGAGGTCATCCCGCTGATCGACCTTGTTGACGCGAGGTCGGCAGAGAACGACGAACCGCGCATGACCTACTTCGAGGTGCTTGTCGCCGTGGCCTATGCCGCGTTTGCCGACGCCCCGGTCGACGTCGCCATCATCGAGGTGGGCATGGGCGGCAGCTGGGACGCGACCAACGTGGCCGACGGCGTCGTCTCGGTCATCACTCCGATTGCCCTGGACCACCAGCACTTCCTCGGCAACACCGTGGGCGCCATCGCCCTCGAGAAGGCCGGGATCATCAAGGCCGACGGCATCGCGATCTCCGCGCAGCAGAATGACCCCGCCGTTGCCGCGATCCTGGCCGAGCGCGCCGAAGAAGTGGGCGCCCAGATCGCTCTCGAGGGTGAGCAGTTCGGCCTCGAGAGCGCCGACGTCGCCGTCGGTGGCCAGGCCCTCACCGTGCGTGGACTCGCGGCGAGCTATCCCGAGCTCTTCCTGCCGTTCCACGGCACGCACATGGCGCAGAACGCCACCCTCGCCATCGCCGCCGTCGAGGCCTTCATCGGCGGTGGGGAGCAGGAGCTGGACCTCGACGTCCTCAAAGCAGGTCTCGCCGCAGCCACCTCACCGGGCCGGCTCGAGGTCGTGCGTCGCAGCCCCACCGTTCTCGTCGACGCCGCACACAATCCGGCCGGCGCGATCGCCCTGCGTGACGGTCTGCAGGAGGCCTTCACCTTCACCAAGCTCGTCGGCGTCGTCGCGATCCTCAAGGACAAGGACGCCTCCGAGATGCTCGAGATCCTCGAGCCGGTTCTCGACGAGGTCATCATCACGCGCACCACGTCAGCGCGGGCCATGCGCCCCAACGACCTCGGCGAGATCGCCAAGGGGATCTTCGGCGAGGCTCGGGTGAGCGTGGTCGACGACCTCCCGGACGCCCTCGACCGTGCAGCGGGCATTGCCGATGAGAGCGGCGTCGGTGGGGGAGTCCTCGCGACCGGCTCGGTCATCACCGCCGCCGAGGTCCGCATGTTGCTGGGCGTCACCGAAGTCTGA
- a CDS encoding cation transporter, translating to MLVVAGINFAWFWVEASMALAIGSVALFADSVDCLEDTAISLLIALALGWGARHRAVAGQVMAGILLVPAAAAVWQAVAKWGDPPPPDVGWLVLTAGSAALVNGLCAWLLARVRTVGGSLSRAAYLSARNDVLVNLAIIAMGLVTLWTGSGWPDLVLGLAIVALGVHAAAEVWEVASEEHLAAKALAGEPLD from the coding sequence GTGCTCGTCGTCGCCGGGATCAACTTCGCGTGGTTCTGGGTCGAGGCCTCGATGGCATTGGCGATCGGCTCGGTCGCGCTCTTCGCGGACAGTGTTGACTGCCTCGAGGACACAGCCATCAGCCTGCTCATCGCTCTGGCCCTCGGGTGGGGCGCCCGACATCGCGCCGTTGCCGGCCAGGTCATGGCGGGCATCCTGCTCGTCCCTGCCGCAGCCGCGGTGTGGCAGGCGGTGGCCAAGTGGGGCGATCCGCCCCCGCCGGATGTCGGCTGGCTGGTGCTGACCGCCGGTTCGGCAGCCCTCGTCAACGGCTTGTGCGCGTGGCTTCTTGCGCGAGTCCGGACGGTGGGAGGGAGCCTGTCGCGGGCGGCATACCTGTCTGCTCGCAACGACGTGCTGGTCAATCTCGCCATCATCGCGATGGGACTGGTGACGCTGTGGACGGGCTCTGGGTGGCCGGACCTCGTCCTAGGGCTCGCGATCGTCGCTCTGGGTGTTCACGCCGCCGCGGAGGTGTGGGAGGTCGCGAGCGAGGAGCACCTGGCCGCCAAGGCCCTGGCCGGCGAACCCCTCGACTGA
- a CDS encoding DUF4233 domain-containing protein, translating into MRRLPLFGQMGKMTWRMLASVLGSQALVILLGALLARGTAIAQGDDNSGTLLWAGCALAVLAFVAAGLLRGPLGLPLGWLVQLLTWLSAFLVPAMIGVGLIFTGLWVLCLIKGREVDAMMAARARDAETAR; encoded by the coding sequence ATGAGGCGGCTTCCCCTCTTTGGACAGATGGGCAAGATGACCTGGCGGATGCTCGCGAGCGTGCTCGGCAGCCAGGCGCTGGTGATCCTGCTGGGCGCCCTGCTCGCCCGCGGCACGGCCATCGCGCAGGGTGACGACAACTCCGGGACCCTCCTCTGGGCGGGGTGCGCGCTGGCGGTCCTCGCCTTTGTCGCCGCCGGACTCCTTCGCGGACCGCTCGGGCTTCCGCTCGGCTGGCTCGTCCAGCTGCTCACCTGGCTCAGCGCCTTCCTCGTCCCCGCCATGATTGGCGTCGGCCTCATCTTCACCGGGCTCTGGGTCCTCTGCCTCATCAAGGGTCGAGAGGTCGACGCCATGATGGCGGCCCGCGCACGCGACGCCGAGACCGCTCGCTAG
- the ndk gene encoding nucleoside-diphosphate kinase, which translates to MTIERSLVLVKPDGYARGLSGEVLRRIEAKGYTLVALAVTSPTREMLAAHYAEHEGKPFYEPLLEFMSSGPVTAAVIEGQGCIPGFRSLAGATNPTESAPGSIRGDLGRDWGAKVQKNIVHGSDSPESAAREIAIWFPQL; encoded by the coding sequence GTGACCATCGAACGCTCGCTCGTCCTCGTCAAGCCTGACGGCTACGCCCGCGGTCTCTCGGGGGAGGTGCTGCGTCGGATCGAAGCCAAGGGATACACCCTGGTTGCTCTGGCCGTGACCAGCCCGACCCGCGAGATGCTCGCCGCCCACTACGCCGAGCACGAGGGCAAGCCGTTCTATGAGCCGCTCCTCGAGTTCATGTCGTCCGGCCCGGTGACCGCTGCGGTCATCGAGGGTCAGGGCTGCATCCCCGGCTTCCGCTCGCTCGCCGGTGCAACGAACCCGACCGAGTCGGCCCCCGGCAGCATCCGCGGGGATCTGGGCCGCGACTGGGGCGCGAAGGTCCAGAAGAACATCGTCCACGGATCCGACTCCCCGGAGTCGGCCGCGCGCGAGATCGCGATCTGGTTCCCGCAGCTCTGA
- a CDS encoding M14 family zinc carboxypeptidase, whose product MRITRVGPGVLATVALAAAGLAGTGAATAAPQPKAQDDKVQIVTVHAATQKERSAVNALGLDTTEHADTTGVDVVLHEAADVAKLRASGKKWTVKVADLAAVERANKAKDKAYAASVAESELPSGRTGYRQLADYNSEMAALAAKYPTKVKPLTLANPSVLGKPIQGIEITDNAANTKDGKPVFLLMGAHHAREWPSSEHSLEFAYDLLESGDARNAGLLKSMRTIVVPVVNVDGFEISRKAAPLGNFSRFDYEMKRKNCAISATTPVQFTTGPCDNNLAGRLRGTDPNRNYPGFWGGPGADFEWDSDTYRGDGPGSEPEVDAVRKLVSSRQVTNLITNHTYSNLILRPPSLASTGFSPDELKYRALGASMAEHNDYANIPSFGLYDTSGSTEDWSYWNTGGLGFTFEIGTEGFHPPYQTGVVAEYAGLAPAAGAGKGGNRAAYYRMAAATVDKTLHSTITGKAPANTDLTIRKTYQGMTSPVIAPDGSVGAPIPFTDVLTSSLAGKGGSFSWAVNPSTRPIVAGRYGRDAVAPQQPSSPIANPAGLPPVGGSEFSNVTIQGLPTYDNGKVLFTFGWQGPNPDPNVDWDFFIYDSAGNQVASAATLANPEIAAALDPVPGGYRVEAVNYGGGSAADWTGTMSFQAPDPAIVTGVKETWNLTCENKQGKVLGTRSIVVDRGESVDVGNPCNRGKNPKQ is encoded by the coding sequence ATGAGGATCACTCGAGTTGGGCCGGGGGTGCTGGCCACGGTTGCGCTGGCAGCCGCCGGCCTCGCAGGCACGGGAGCCGCCACCGCGGCACCCCAGCCCAAGGCGCAGGACGACAAGGTGCAGATCGTCACCGTCCATGCGGCCACGCAGAAGGAGCGCTCGGCGGTCAACGCCCTGGGCCTCGACACCACGGAGCACGCCGACACCACCGGCGTCGACGTCGTGCTGCACGAAGCGGCTGACGTGGCCAAGCTGCGCGCGTCGGGCAAGAAGTGGACGGTGAAGGTTGCCGACCTCGCTGCCGTGGAGCGGGCCAACAAGGCCAAGGACAAGGCGTATGCCGCGAGCGTGGCCGAGTCCGAGCTCCCCAGCGGTCGCACTGGCTATCGCCAGCTCGCCGACTACAACTCCGAGATGGCGGCGCTGGCCGCGAAGTACCCGACGAAGGTCAAGCCGCTGACCCTGGCGAACCCGTCCGTGCTCGGCAAGCCCATCCAGGGCATCGAGATCACCGACAACGCAGCCAACACCAAGGACGGCAAGCCGGTCTTCCTCCTCATGGGCGCCCACCACGCCCGCGAGTGGCCGTCGTCCGAGCACTCGCTGGAGTTCGCCTACGACCTCCTCGAGAGCGGCGACGCACGCAACGCCGGCCTGCTCAAGAGCATGCGCACGATCGTCGTCCCCGTGGTCAACGTCGACGGGTTCGAGATCTCGCGAAAGGCAGCGCCGCTGGGGAACTTCTCGCGGTTCGACTACGAGATGAAGCGCAAGAACTGCGCCATCAGTGCCACCACCCCCGTGCAGTTCACCACCGGCCCGTGCGACAACAACCTGGCCGGACGGCTGCGGGGCACCGACCCCAACCGCAACTATCCCGGATTCTGGGGTGGTCCCGGCGCCGACTTCGAGTGGGACAGCGACACCTACCGCGGTGACGGCCCGGGCAGCGAGCCCGAGGTCGACGCCGTGCGCAAGCTCGTCAGCTCACGTCAGGTGACCAACCTCATCACCAACCACACGTACAGCAACCTCATCCTGCGTCCGCCGTCGCTGGCCTCGACGGGCTTCAGCCCCGACGAGCTCAAGTACCGCGCGCTCGGAGCCTCGATGGCCGAGCACAACGACTACGCCAACATCCCGTCGTTCGGTCTCTACGACACGTCGGGCTCGACCGAGGACTGGAGCTACTGGAACACCGGTGGTCTCGGCTTCACCTTCGAGATCGGCACGGAGGGCTTCCACCCGCCGTACCAGACCGGAGTGGTCGCGGAATACGCCGGTCTCGCCCCCGCGGCCGGAGCAGGCAAGGGCGGCAACCGTGCGGCTTACTACCGCATGGCAGCTGCCACGGTGGACAAGACGCTGCACTCGACGATCACGGGCAAGGCGCCGGCCAACACCGACCTCACGATCCGCAAGACCTACCAGGGCATGACCTCACCGGTCATCGCACCGGACGGCTCCGTGGGAGCACCGATCCCGTTCACCGACGTCCTCACCTCGTCGCTCGCGGGCAAGGGTGGCTCGTTCTCGTGGGCGGTCAACCCCTCGACCCGACCGATCGTCGCCGGTCGCTACGGTCGTGACGCGGTGGCGCCGCAGCAGCCCAGCTCACCGATCGCCAACCCGGCTGGTCTCCCGCCGGTCGGCGGCTCGGAGTTCTCGAACGTCACCATCCAGGGTCTTCCGACCTACGACAACGGCAAGGTGCTCTTCACCTTCGGTTGGCAGGGTCCCAACCCCGATCCGAACGTTGACTGGGACTTCTTCATCTACGACTCGGCTGGCAACCAGGTCGCGTCGGCAGCAACCCTGGCCAACCCGGAGATCGCGGCCGCTCTTGACCCGGTGCCCGGTGGCTACCGTGTCGAGGCTGTGAACTACGGCGGCGGTTCGGCTGCTGACTGGACCGGCACGATGTCCTTCCAGGCGCCGGACCCGGCCATCGTCACGGGCGTCAAGGAGACGTGGAACCTCACCTGCGAGAACAAGCAGGGCAAGGTCCTCGGCACCCGCAGCATCGTCGTCGACCGCGGCGAGTCCGTTGACGTCGGCAACCCCTGCAACCGGGGCAAGAACCCCAAGCAGTGA